GTGGAATTGTTTTGTATTTTAAAAAAACTATACGTGAGTGTTCAAATTTGGCCGAAACTACGCCTTTCCAGAAGAGATATGCGTTTGAAGAGATATTTGCAAGCTTTGCAAATTCGCACCCAAGCACATAACCATCCAAAAATTCGTTAGGCGCCAATACTATATTCATTATATAGATTACTCGTTTTTACAAATTTTCTTTGTTAGCTTTGTTGCAAAAGGCATTATGAATATAACGCTAGGATAGGCGACTACAAATGCTTTGAACCAGCCTTCTGCCCATAATATCAAGAATCTATCTATAAGCCCCAAATTTATATATAGTAAGACTCCAGACATCAAAAATGACATAAAAAGCGACATAATAAATGCTAAAACGAACTTGTAAAATTTAATCGGTATCATAAAAATCCTATTTTTTATCGATTATATCAAAATATGAGATTGTTTTTATTGACAGAAATTTGAATTTGTTGTAGGATTTTGCAAGATTTTAAGT
This Campylobacter sp. RM16189 DNA region includes the following protein-coding sequences:
- a CDS encoding DUF2798 domain-containing protein, which produces MIPIKFYKFVLAFIMSLFMSFLMSGVLLYINLGLIDRFLILWAEGWFKAFVVAYPSVIFIMPFATKLTKKICKNE